Proteins found in one Orcinus orca chromosome 11, mOrcOrc1.1, whole genome shotgun sequence genomic segment:
- the LOC101285420 gene encoding LOW QUALITY PROTEIN: apolipoprotein L3 (The sequence of the model RefSeq protein was modified relative to this genomic sequence to represent the inferred CDS: inserted 2 bases in 1 codon; substituted 1 base at 1 genomic stop codon): LDLHCYREDPDALHQYLSELKTDLAVEYQVTLRKDQLDRKRFLNRFPLVKXELEEFIGKLHAFADKVDKVHRDCTISNIAAISTGAVSGVLTILGLALAPMTAGASLALSATGLGLGAAAAVTSVSTSIVEHVSTLSAKTEVSRLISTGXFLEALKISPRTVSTTKKFTEAVQRIEMNIRAMETVKSNPGLAADANVFISSGIISVQSSQQEEVTFKGTALAMTKGARIVGVGTAGLSLLMEVAFLVKEAKHLHEGAKTEPAERLRQQARELEKKLEVLTGIYERLQ, from the exons CTTGACCTTCATTGTTACAGGGAAGACCCAGATGCACTGCATCAATATCTGAGTGAGCTAAAAACAGACTTGGCCGTGGAGTACCAAGTCACGCTCCGAAAAGACCAGCTGGACAGGAAGAGGTTTTTGAACAGGTTTCCTCTGGTAAAATGAGAGCTAGAGGAGTTCATAGGAAAGCTCCACGCGTTCGCAGACAAGGTTGACAAGGTCCACAGGGACTGCACCATCTCCAACATTGCGGCCATCTCCACTGGCGCTGTGTCTGGTGTCCTGACCATACTTGGCCTGGCTTTGGCACCCATGACAGCGGGGGCGAGTCTGGCACTCTCGGCCACTGGGTTAGGGCTGGGAGCAGCGGCTGCTGTGACCAGTGTGTCCACCAGCATTGTGGAACACGTCAGCACGTTGTCAGCAAAAACCGAAGTTAGTCGCCTGATATCAACTGG GTTCCTGGAGGCACTTAAGATCAGCCCCCGAACTGTTAGCACAACAAAGAAATTCACAGAAGCTGTGCAACGCATTGAAATGAATATCCGTGCCATGGAGACGGTCAAAAGCAACCCTGGCTTAGCAGCCGATGCAAACGTCTTCATCAGCAGTGGAATAATCTCAGTCCAAAGCAGCCAGCAGGAAGAGGTTACTTTCAAAGGCACGGCTCTGGCAATGACCAAAGGAGCCCGGATTGTGGGTGTGGGCACTGCAGGTCTCTCCCTTCTGATGGAAGTGGCCTTCCTGGTGAAAGAGGCAAAGCACTTGCATGAGGGGGCAAAGACGGAGCCGGCTGAAAGGCTGAGGCAGCAGGCCCGGGAGCTGGAGAAGAAGTTGGAGGTGCTCACCGGCATCTATGAGCGTCTGCAGTAG